A window of the Mucilaginibacter sp. cycad4 genome harbors these coding sequences:
- a CDS encoding gliding motility lipoprotein GldH, which yields MKRALNIIYPAALFLVTMLAGSCTDPNSIIDTNTEIADHNWSYVNRVNFDVKVDDEKAAYNQYLNLRVTGNYKYSNIFVLVYQITPDKKTHTTRFEVKLANPDGEWLGKGSGNLYSYQVLLRKNYHFPAKGVYRFQIEQNMRDNPLHEISDVGLRVEKAQ from the coding sequence ATGAAACGGGCTTTAAATATCATTTACCCGGCAGCATTGTTTTTGGTAACCATGCTTGCCGGGTCCTGTACCGATCCTAACAGCATCATTGATACCAACACCGAAATTGCCGACCATAACTGGTCGTACGTTAACCGCGTAAACTTTGATGTTAAAGTTGATGATGAAAAGGCAGCCTACAACCAATACCTCAATTTACGGGTAACCGGCAATTATAAATACTCCAATATTTTCGTGCTGGTTTACCAGATTACCCCCGATAAAAAAACACATACTACGCGTTTTGAAGTAAAGCTGGCCAACCCGGATGGTGAATGGCTGGGCAAAGGATCGGGTAATTTATACAGTTACCAGGTACTGCTGCGTAAAAATTATCACTTCCCGGCAAAAGGTGTTTACCGTTTTCAAATTGAACAAAACATGCGTGATAACCCCCTGCATGAGATCAGCGACGTAGGTTTACGGGTAGAGAAGGCACAGTAA